The genomic window CAAATTCAAAAATTTGACCATGGCCTCTTTTCCATCAATCAGACCATCATCCATATTAATGTCGATAACCTGCGCTCCATTTTCTACCTGCTCCCTTGCAACCGCCAGTGCCTCTTCAAATTTCTCCTCCTTTACAAGACGAAGAAACTTTTTAGAACCTGCAACATTTGTTCGTTCACCAACATTGATAAAGTTAGTCTCGGGGGTAACAATCAAGGGTTCTAATCCGCTTAGTTTTAAAAAGCGTTGCTCGTTGCTCGTTGCTCGTTGTTCGTTTTTTGTACTCATAATTTCTTGTGATAGTTTATGAATCCGTTCAACAACTTTTTAACTCTTTCTATTTCTTTCAAAACGTTATCTATATCTGAAATGTAATTTAAATCTCCGGCTAAAATCAACTGCGTTTCCAGCTCATATAAAGAACCTCTCGCTATATGTAAAAAATGAATAGTCTCCTTATTGGATTGCCTTCCACAACCTTCTGCAATATTTGATGGTACAGAAATAACACATCGTCTAACCTGCGAGGTTAAAGAAAATTGTTCGTCTTTTGGAAAGGACTTTGTCAAAACATAAACTGTTTTAACAAGTACTCTAGCCTGCACCCAAATGTCTAAATCTTTATAATCCATTTAATTTTTATAACTACGATAAACCATTAACGAGAAACGAAAAACGATTTATTTACTAACAACTGTCAACTTTCTAGGTTCATATTTAGCCACCATATTTGCTATCGCCGTAATATGCTCTGGTGTTGTTCCACAACAACCTCCTACAATATTTACTAATCCTTTTTCTGCGTATTCTTTTATTTGTGCTGCCATTTGCTCTGGAGTCTCATCATATTCCCCAAACGCATTTGGTAAACCTGCATTAGGGTGTGCAGAAACTGCATGCTCACTTTTTTTAGATAATACTTCTAAATGAGGTACCAGCTGACTTGCGCCTAAAGCGCAATTAAACCCTACCGATAAAATTGGAATATGTGAAATGGATATTAAAAAAGCTTCCGCTGTTTGTCCGGACAATGTTCTACCCGAAGCATCGGTAATTGTACCGCTCACCATAATTGGCACATCAATATTTCTTTCCTCTTTTACTTCTTCTATAGCAAATAAAGCTGCTTTTGCATTTAAGGTATCAAATATGGTTTCTACCAATAATAAATCTGAACCACCATCTAACAAAGCTTCAACTTGTTGTTTATAGGCTATTCTTAATTCATCAAAAGACACGGCTCTATATCCTGGGTCATTTACATCTGGAGACATGCTTGCCGTCTTATTTGTGGGTCCTATACTACCAGCTACAAATCGTGG from Maribacter aquivivus includes these protein-coding regions:
- a CDS encoding four helix bundle protein — protein: MDYKDLDIWVQARVLVKTVYVLTKSFPKDEQFSLTSQVRRCVISVPSNIAEGCGRQSNKETIHFLHIARGSLYELETQLILAGDLNYISDIDNVLKEIERVKKLLNGFINYHKKL
- a CDS encoding homocysteine S-methyltransferase family protein, producing the protein MKDIKEILKERILILDGAMGTMLQRYKFTEEDFRGERFKEWEHPLQGNNDLLSLTQPEAIAEVHRKYFAAGADIVETNTFSGTTIAMADYYMEDLVYELNYESARIAKKVADEFTAKEPNKPRFVAGSIGPTNKTASMSPDVNDPGYRAVSFDELRIAYKQQVEALLDGGSDLLLVETIFDTLNAKAALFAIEEVKEERNIDVPIMVSGTITDASGRTLSGQTAEAFLISISHIPILSVGFNCALGASQLVPHLEVLSKKSEHAVSAHPNAGLPNAFGEYDETPEQMAAQIKEYAEKGLVNIVGGCCGTTPEHITAIANMVAKYEPRKLTVVSK